Proteins encoded by one window of Lacerta agilis isolate rLacAgi1 chromosome 11, rLacAgi1.pri, whole genome shotgun sequence:
- the HAPLN1 gene encoding hyaluronan and proteoglycan link protein 1, translating to MKSLLFLVLISFCWADHHVANFTLEHDRIIHIHENGPRLLVEADQTKIFSQRGGNVTLPCKFYRDHGSSDSGSHKIRVKWTKLTSDYLKEVDVYVEMGYHKKSYGNYQGRVFLKKSTENDASLVITNIMLEDYGKYKCEVIEGLEDDTTVISLDLEGIVFPYFPRLGRYNLNFHEAQQACLDQDAVIASFDQLYDAWRAGLDWCNAGWLSDGSVQYPITHPREPCGGKNTVPGIRNYGFSNKDQSRYDVFCFTSHFNGRFYYLIHPTKLTYDEAVHACLKDGAQIAKVGQMFAAWKLLGYDRCDAGWLADGSVRYPISRPRKRCSPTEAAVRFVGFPDKKHKLYGVYCFRSYQ from the exons ATGAAGAGTCTACTTTTCCTGGTGTTGATTTCTTTCTGCTGGGCTGATCATCATGTTGCCAACTTCACACTGGAGCATGACAGAATTATTCACATCCACG AAAATGGACCTCGCCTCCTTGTGGAAGCAGATCAAACAAAAATCTTCTCACAACGGGGCGGCAATGTTACACTGCCATGTAAATTTTATCGTGACCATGGATCATCTGACTCGGGATCCCATAAAATTCGGGTCAAGTGGACCAAACTCACCTCAGATTACCTCAAGGAAGTGGATGTCTATGTTGAAATGGGATATCACAAAAAGAGCTATGGGAATTACCAAGGAAGGGTTTTCCTgaagaaaagcactgaaaatGATGCCTCCCTTGTAATCACAAATATAATGCTGGAGGATTATGGGAAATACAAATGTGAAGTGATTGAAGGTTTAGAAGATGACACAACTGTCATATCTCTGGACTTAGAAG gCATTGTATTCCCTTACTTCCCACGACTGGGTCGTTACAACTTAAACTTCCACGAGGCTCAGCAAGCCTGCCTGGACCAAGATGCAGTTATCGCTTCATTTGACCAGTTGTACGATGCGTGGAGAGCAGGCCTGGACTGGTGCAATGCTGGCTGGCTCAGCGACGGGTCGGTGCAATATCCCATTACGCATCCCAGGGAGCCTTGCGGTGGGAAGAATACAGTGCCTGGAATCCGGAATTATGGCTTCTCAAATAAAGATCAAAGTAGATACGATGTCTTCTGTTTTACATCCCATTTTAATG GCCGTTTTTACTACCTAATACACCCAACCAAGCTGACCTACGACGAAGCAGTGCATGCCTGCCTCAAAGATGGTGCACAGATTGCTAAAGTAGGCCAAATGTTTGCAGCCTGGAAACTCCTGGGATACGACCGCTGTGATGCCGGCTGGCTGGCTGATGGCAGCGTCCGCTACCCCATCTCTAGGCCAAGGAAACGCTGCAGTCCTACTGAAGCAGCAGTCCGCTTTGTGGGCTTTCCCGATAAAAAGCACAAGCTCTATGGTGTCTACTGCTTTAGGTCATACCAGTGA